Proteins encoded within one genomic window of Thunnus maccoyii chromosome 22, fThuMac1.1, whole genome shotgun sequence:
- the LOC121890062 gene encoding uncharacterized protein LOC121890062 isoform X2, which yields MMNLTLITAFILCSISWISVSLSESHTVEVQSGENVTLQCTNISKVQATTSWFRLVNRTKASCISTMISSETVKYCDGFKNGKFQMSSNISTVSLNIKEVDLSDSGVYFCGFYISGQTFLSVIHLNVEESDATTKLMGVILVILGSLFVLHTTVIIGLVVKNRKLQRANEEKNRQQSENLGSDDLNYAAVTFCQKAKRRAVEPNVVYAATR from the exons ATGATGAACCTTACCTTGATAACAGCTTTCATTCTCTGCAGCATCA gctggatctctgtctcactttctgAGTCTCACACTGTGGAGGTCCAGTCTGGTGAAAACGTCACACTGCAGTGCACCAACATTAGCAAAGTTCAAGCAACAACATCCTGGTTCAGACTGGTCAACAGAACCAAAGCCAGCTGTATCTCAACTATGATCAGCTCTgaaactgttaaatactgtgatggatttaaaaatggaaaatttcaAATGAGCTCCAACATTTCCACAGTCTCTCTCAACATTAAGGAAGTGGATTTATCTGACTCAGGGGTTTATTTCTGTGGATTTTACATTAGCggacagacatttttaagtgtcatacatttaaatgttgaaG AGTCGGATGCAACAACAAAGCTGATGGGTGTGATCTTGGTGATCTTGGGCAGTCTGTTTGTTCTCCACACTACGGTCATCATTGGTCTGgttgttaaaaacagaaaacttcaGAGAG CTAATGAAGAAAAGAATCGACAACAGAGTGAG aatcTGGGCTCTGATGACCTGAACTATGCAGCAGTGACTTTCtgtcaaaaagcaaaaagaagagCGGTGGAGCCAAATGTTGTGTATGCTGCCACCAGATAG
- the LOC121890062 gene encoding uncharacterized protein LOC121890062 isoform X1 has protein sequence MMNLTLITAFILCSISWISVSLSESHTVEVQSGENVTLQCTNISKVQATTSWFRLVNRTKASCISTMISSETVKYCDGFKNGKFQMSSNISTVSLNIKEVDLSDSGVYFCGFYISGQTFLSVIHLNVEGSDDESYDDIDRKSKQSDATTKLMGVILVILGSLFVLHTTVIIGLVVKNRKLQRANEEKNRQQSENLGSDDLNYAAVTFCQKAKRRAVEPNVVYAATR, from the exons ATGATGAACCTTACCTTGATAACAGCTTTCATTCTCTGCAGCATCA gctggatctctgtctcactttctgAGTCTCACACTGTGGAGGTCCAGTCTGGTGAAAACGTCACACTGCAGTGCACCAACATTAGCAAAGTTCAAGCAACAACATCCTGGTTCAGACTGGTCAACAGAACCAAAGCCAGCTGTATCTCAACTATGATCAGCTCTgaaactgttaaatactgtgatggatttaaaaatggaaaatttcaAATGAGCTCCAACATTTCCACAGTCTCTCTCAACATTAAGGAAGTGGATTTATCTGACTCAGGGGTTTATTTCTGTGGATTTTACATTAGCggacagacatttttaagtgtcatacatttaaatgttgaaG gcAGTGATGATGAATCATATGATGACATTGACAGAAAGTCTAAAC AGTCGGATGCAACAACAAAGCTGATGGGTGTGATCTTGGTGATCTTGGGCAGTCTGTTTGTTCTCCACACTACGGTCATCATTGGTCTGgttgttaaaaacagaaaacttcaGAGAG CTAATGAAGAAAAGAATCGACAACAGAGTGAG aatcTGGGCTCTGATGACCTGAACTATGCAGCAGTGACTTTCtgtcaaaaagcaaaaagaagagCGGTGGAGCCAAATGTTGTGTATGCTGCCACCAGATAG
- the LOC121890053 gene encoding uncharacterized protein LOC121890053 isoform X1 yields MKTFTLITALSLCSISWISVSVSESQVVEVQSGQEVTLQCPNILKHESVTFWLRLVNRTKINCISVKVRFDSKAEFCDGVQNGRFEMSHHISTIFLKIKQVDSSDSGLYFCGFYTSARLLFSDIHLKVKGSDDGSHDDVDDTSKKESDATTKLMSVILAGLTVFLVMVIIGLLVKVRKLKTAATEGQNSLVNKNLDSDQLKDTALTLYSTTIRSRRPASQREVDTHVIYAASRQTRRNNSNSSE; encoded by the exons ATGAAGACCTTTACCTTGATAACTGCTTTAAGTCTCTGCAGCATTA gctggatCTCTGTCTCAGTGTCTGAGTCTCAGGTTGTGGAGGTCCAGTCTGGTCAAGAAGTCACACTGCAGTGCCCcaatatattaaaacatgagTCTGTAACTTTCTGGCTGAGACTTGTCAACAGAACCAAGATCAACTGTATCTCTGTTAAGGTCAGGTTTGACAGCAAAGCTGAATTCTGTGATGGTGTTCAAAATGGAAGATTTGAAATGAGCCACCACATCTCTACCATCTTTCTTAAAATCAAACAAGTGGATTCATCAGACTCTGGACTGTATTTCTGTGGATTCTACACAAGTGCACGTCTACTTTTCAGTgacatacatttaaaagttaaag gcAGTGATGATGGATCACATGATGACGTGGACGACACATCTAAAA AAGAGTCTGATGCAACAACAAAGTTGATGAGTGTGATCCTGGCTGGTCTGACTGTTTTCCTTGTAATGGTCATCATTGGTCTGCTGGTTAAAGTCAGGAAACTTAAGACAG CTGCGACTGAAGGGCAGAATTCACTAGTGAACAAG aatcTGGACTCTGATCAGCTGAAGGACACAGCACTGACTTTGTATTCAACAACAATAAGAAGCAGGAGGCCTGCATCACAGAGAGAAGTGGACACTCATGTTATTTATGCTgccagcagacagacaagaagaaacaacagcaacagctcaGAGTGA
- the LOC121890064 gene encoding uncharacterized protein LOC121890064 isoform X4, producing the protein MKTFTLITALSLCSISWISVSVSESQVVEVQSGEEVTLQCPNILKHDSVTFWLRLVNRTKIYCISVKIRSDSEAELCDGVQNEKFEMSSNISTVSLNIKQVDSSDSGLYFCEFFTSGRVLFSEIHLKVKEESDATTKLTSVILAGLTVFLVMVIIGLLVKVRKLKTAATEGQNSLVNKVNPLLCLIISKVVESSQVNSVFLTNSAI; encoded by the exons ATGAAGACCTTTACCTTGATAACTGCTTTAAGTCTCTGCAGCATTA gctggatCTCTGTCTCAGTGTCTGAGTCTCAGGTTGTGGAGGTCCAGTCTGGTGAAGAAGTCACACTGCAGTGCCCcaatatattaaaacatgacTCTGTAACTTTCTGGCTGAGACTTGTCAACAGAACCAAGATCTACTGTATCTCTGTTAAGATCAGGTCTGACAGCGAAGCTGAACTCTGTGATGGTGTTCAGAATGAAAAATTTGAAATGAGCTCCAACATCTCTACTGTCTCTCTGAACATCAAACAAGTGGATTCATCAGACTCTGGACTGTATTTCTGTGAATTCTTCACAAGTGGACGTGTACTTTTCAGTgagatacatttaaaagttaaag AAGAGTCTGATGCAACAACAAAGTTGACGAGTGTGATCCTGGCTGGTCTGACTGTTTTCCTTGTAATGGTCATCATTGGTCTGCTGGTTAAAGTCAGGAAACTTAAGACAG CTGCCACTGAAGGGCAGAATTCACTAGTGAACAAGGTAAATCCACTTTTGTGTTTGATCATTTCAAAGGTTGTAGAATCATCACAAGTCAATAGTGTTTTTCTCACAAACTCAGCTATTTGA
- the LOC121890064 gene encoding uncharacterized protein LOC121890064 isoform X5: MMNLTLITAFILCSISWISVSVSESQVVEVQSGEEVTLQCPNILKHDSVTFWLRLVNRTKIYCISVKIRSDSEAELCDGVQNEKFEMSSNISTVSLNIKQVDSSDSGLYFCEFFTSGRVLFSEIHLKVKEESDATTKLTSVILAGLTVFLVMVIIGLLVKVRKLKTAATEGQNSLVNKVNPLLCLIISKVVESSQVNSVFLTNSAI, translated from the exons ATGATGAACCTTACCTTGATAACAGCTTTCATTCTCTGCAGCATCA gctggatCTCTGTCTCAGTGTCTGAGTCTCAGGTTGTGGAGGTCCAGTCTGGTGAAGAAGTCACACTGCAGTGCCCcaatatattaaaacatgacTCTGTAACTTTCTGGCTGAGACTTGTCAACAGAACCAAGATCTACTGTATCTCTGTTAAGATCAGGTCTGACAGCGAAGCTGAACTCTGTGATGGTGTTCAGAATGAAAAATTTGAAATGAGCTCCAACATCTCTACTGTCTCTCTGAACATCAAACAAGTGGATTCATCAGACTCTGGACTGTATTTCTGTGAATTCTTCACAAGTGGACGTGTACTTTTCAGTgagatacatttaaaagttaaag AAGAGTCTGATGCAACAACAAAGTTGACGAGTGTGATCCTGGCTGGTCTGACTGTTTTCCTTGTAATGGTCATCATTGGTCTGCTGGTTAAAGTCAGGAAACTTAAGACAG CTGCCACTGAAGGGCAGAATTCACTAGTGAACAAGGTAAATCCACTTTTGTGTTTGATCATTTCAAAGGTTGTAGAATCATCACAAGTCAATAGTGTTTTTCTCACAAACTCAGCTATTTGA
- the LOC121890064 gene encoding uncharacterized protein LOC121890064 isoform X2, translating to MMNLTLITAFILCSISWISVSLSESHTVDVQSGEEVTLQCTKIYEVQATTSWFRLVNRTKASCISTMTSSKTVKYCDGVQNGKFQMSSNISTTSLNIKEVDLSDSGVYFCGFYISGQTVLSVIHLNVEGSDDESYDDIGRKSKQESDATTKLTSVILAGLTVFLVMVIIGLLVKVRKLKTAATEGQNSLVNKVNPLLCLIISKVVESSQVNSVFLTNSAI from the exons ATGATGAACCTTACCTTGATAACAGCTTTCATTCTCTGCAGCATCA gctggatctctgtctcactttctgAGTCTCACACTGTGGACGTCCAGTCTGGTGAAGAAGTCACACTGCAGTGCACCAAAATTTACGAAGTTCAAGCAACAACATCCTGGTTCAGACTGGTCAACAGAACCAAAGCCAGCTGTATCTCAACTATGACCAGCTctaaaactgttaaatactgtgATGGAGTTCAAAATGGAAAATTTCAAATGAGCTCCAACATTTCCACAACCTCTCTCAACATTAAGGAAGTGGATTTATCTGACTCAGGGGTTTATTTCTGTGGATTTTACATTAGCGGACAGACAGTTTTAAGTgtcatacatttaaatgttgaaG gcAGTGATGATGAATCATATGATGACATTGGCAGAAAGTCTAAAC AAGAGTCTGATGCAACAACAAAGTTGACGAGTGTGATCCTGGCTGGTCTGACTGTTTTCCTTGTAATGGTCATCATTGGTCTGCTGGTTAAAGTCAGGAAACTTAAGACAG CTGCCACTGAAGGGCAGAATTCACTAGTGAACAAGGTAAATCCACTTTTGTGTTTGATCATTTCAAAGGTTGTAGAATCATCACAAGTCAATAGTGTTTTTCTCACAAACTCAGCTATTTGA
- the LOC121890064 gene encoding uncharacterized protein LOC121890064 isoform X3, translating into MMNLTLITAFILCSISWISVSLSESHTVDVQSGEEVTLQCTKIYEVQATTSWFRLVNRTKASCISTMTSSKTVKYCDGVQNGKFQMSSNISTTSLNIKEVDLSDSGVYFCGFYISGQTVLSVIHLNVEGSDDESYDDIGRKSKQSDATTKLTSVILAGLTVFLVMVIIGLLVKVRKLKTAATEGQNSLVNKVNPLLCLIISKVVESSQVNSVFLTNSAI; encoded by the exons ATGATGAACCTTACCTTGATAACAGCTTTCATTCTCTGCAGCATCA gctggatctctgtctcactttctgAGTCTCACACTGTGGACGTCCAGTCTGGTGAAGAAGTCACACTGCAGTGCACCAAAATTTACGAAGTTCAAGCAACAACATCCTGGTTCAGACTGGTCAACAGAACCAAAGCCAGCTGTATCTCAACTATGACCAGCTctaaaactgttaaatactgtgATGGAGTTCAAAATGGAAAATTTCAAATGAGCTCCAACATTTCCACAACCTCTCTCAACATTAAGGAAGTGGATTTATCTGACTCAGGGGTTTATTTCTGTGGATTTTACATTAGCGGACAGACAGTTTTAAGTgtcatacatttaaatgttgaaG gcAGTGATGATGAATCATATGATGACATTGGCAGAAAGTCTAAAC AGTCTGATGCAACAACAAAGTTGACGAGTGTGATCCTGGCTGGTCTGACTGTTTTCCTTGTAATGGTCATCATTGGTCTGCTGGTTAAAGTCAGGAAACTTAAGACAG CTGCCACTGAAGGGCAGAATTCACTAGTGAACAAGGTAAATCCACTTTTGTGTTTGATCATTTCAAAGGTTGTAGAATCATCACAAGTCAATAGTGTTTTTCTCACAAACTCAGCTATTTGA
- the LOC121890052 gene encoding uncharacterized protein LOC121890052 isoform X2 encodes MKTFTLITALSLCSISWISVSVSESQVVEVQSGQEVTLQCSNILKSESVTFWLRLVNRTKIYCIFVKIRSDSEAEFCDGVQKGKFEMSSNISTVSLNIKQVDSSDSGLYFCAFFTSGRLLFSETHLKVKGSDDGSHDDVDDTSKKSEEEQNPQPSENQVSDELNYAAVTFQAKRKRKVVEPNVVYAATR; translated from the exons ATGAAGACCTTTACCTTGATAACTGCTTTAAGTCTCTGCAGCATTA gctggatCTCTGTCTCAGTGTCTGAGTCTCAGGTTGTGGAGGTCCAGTCTGGTCAAGAAGTCACACTGCAGTGCTCCAATATATTAAAATCTGAGTCTGTAACTTTCTGGCTGAGACTTGTCAACAGAACCAAGATCTACTGTATCTTTGTTAAGATCAGGTCTGACAGCGAAGCTGAATTCTGTGATGGTGTTCAGAAGGGAAAATTTGAAATGAGCTCCAACATCTCTACTGTCTCTCTGAACATCAAACAAGTGGATTCATCAGACTCTGGACTGTATTTCTGTGCATTCTTCACAAGTGGACGTCTACTTTTCAGTGAgacacatttaaaagttaaag gcAGTGATGATGGATCACATGATGACGTGGACGACACATCTAAAA aat CTGAAGAAGAACAGAATCCACAACCAAGTGAG AATCAGGTCTCTGATGAGCTGAACTACGCTGCAGTCACATTtcaagcaaaaagaaaaagaaaggtggTGGAGCCAAATGTAGTGTATGCTGCCACCAGATAG
- the LOC121890052 gene encoding uncharacterized protein LOC121890052 isoform X1, protein MKTFTLITALSLCSISWISVSVSESQVVEVQSGQEVTLQCSNILKSESVTFWLRLVNRTKIYCIFVKIRSDSEAEFCDGVQKGKFEMSSNISTVSLNIKQVDSSDSGLYFCAFFTSGRLLFSETHLKVKGSDDGSHDDVDDTSKKCECESDGITKLTSVILAGLTVFLVMVIIGLLVKIRKLKTAATEGQNSLVNKNLDSDQLKDTALTLYSTTIRSRRPASQREVDTHVIYAASRQTRRNNSNSSE, encoded by the exons ATGAAGACCTTTACCTTGATAACTGCTTTAAGTCTCTGCAGCATTA gctggatCTCTGTCTCAGTGTCTGAGTCTCAGGTTGTGGAGGTCCAGTCTGGTCAAGAAGTCACACTGCAGTGCTCCAATATATTAAAATCTGAGTCTGTAACTTTCTGGCTGAGACTTGTCAACAGAACCAAGATCTACTGTATCTTTGTTAAGATCAGGTCTGACAGCGAAGCTGAATTCTGTGATGGTGTTCAGAAGGGAAAATTTGAAATGAGCTCCAACATCTCTACTGTCTCTCTGAACATCAAACAAGTGGATTCATCAGACTCTGGACTGTATTTCTGTGCATTCTTCACAAGTGGACGTCTACTTTTCAGTGAgacacatttaaaagttaaag gcAGTGATGATGGATCACATGATGACGTGGACGACACATCTAAAA aatgtgagtgtgagtctGATGGAATAACAAAGTTGACGAGTGTGATCCTGGCTGGTCTGACTGTTTTCCTTGTAATGGTCATCATTGGTCTGCTGGTTAAAATCAGGAAACTTAAGACAG CTGCCACTGAAGGGCAGAATTCACTAGTGAACAAG aatcTGGACTCTGATCAGCTGAAGGACACAGCACTGACTTTGTATTCAACAACAATAAGAAGCAGGAGGCCTGCATCACAGAGAGAAGTGGACACTCATGTTATTTATGCTgccagcagacagacaagaagaaacaacagcaacagctcaGAGTGA